One window of the Archaeoglobus sulfaticallidus PM70-1 genome contains the following:
- a CDS encoding triphosphoribosyl-dephospho-CoA synthase — protein sequence MFKNEDEAVTSAVMAMILEVSGNPKAGNVDRDHNFPDLKYEHFIASAVSSFPVFRMAAKKELSCGELILRAVEDSSKWHKAKNVHFGAFLLLIPLLANWDAENSAKAGELSLQYLKNTTYKDSLHVLNAFRISSARVMGSKKLDLRDDDTERFITEERVNLYKWMSMAPKDNIIAKEIINSYTISVKQSRKLIEWYKELDDLNHAIVLCYHDMLSRLIDPLIISKFGRDAALEVSKKAGEIMNLPEKQRLDKIKEFDEELIEKGINPGSVADLTISTIYLAMLDGLRF from the coding sequence CGATGATACTGGAGGTTTCCGGGAATCCCAAAGCTGGAAATGTTGATAGAGATCACAATTTCCCAGATCTAAAGTACGAGCATTTCATTGCCTCAGCAGTATCAAGTTTTCCTGTGTTCAGAATGGCTGCAAAAAAAGAGCTCAGCTGTGGAGAGCTCATCCTTAGGGCTGTGGAGGATAGCTCGAAGTGGCATAAAGCGAAAAATGTCCATTTCGGAGCTTTTCTGCTTTTGATTCCCCTCCTTGCAAACTGGGATGCAGAGAATTCAGCAAAGGCTGGGGAGTTATCGTTACAGTATCTCAAAAATACCACATACAAGGACTCGCTTCATGTTCTAAATGCGTTCAGAATTTCCTCTGCAAGAGTTATGGGATCTAAAAAGCTAGATCTGAGGGATGACGATACTGAAAGGTTCATTACAGAAGAAAGGGTAAACCTTTACAAATGGATGAGCATGGCCCCAAAGGACAACATAATTGCAAAGGAGATAATAAACTCATACACAATCAGCGTTAAGCAGTCCAGAAAGCTGATTGAATGGTATAAGGAGCTTGATGATCTGAATCATGCAATAGTTCTGTGCTATCACGACATGCTATCAAGGCTGATCGATCCTCTAATAATCTCCAAATTCGGCAGGGATGCTGCCCTCGAAGTCTCTAAAAAAGCGGGAGAGATCATGAACCTTCCAGAAAAACAGAGGCTTGATAAGATAAAGGAGTTCGATGAAGAGCTAATAGAAAAGGGAATAAATCCCGGAAGTGTTGCAGATCTCACAATCTCTACAATATATCTCGCAATGCTGGATGGTCTGAGGTTTTGA
- a CDS encoding DUF447 domain-containing protein, producing MKLKDFGFQKGINEIIGITVGEWINTAPLGIIVDNPDSRFARVRLYSNHTRENIKRNDRLWVNVVNDAVLFALASFEDLSEDFFESLNPPILINSLAWCGMRAKLKGAFAELELLSGEVIRKDVRAVNRGFNAIIEALVHATRLVAFKDPSKRVELKERVEYYLALAEKCGGEREIEAAKIIREKIER from the coding sequence ATGAAACTAAAGGATTTCGGATTTCAGAAGGGCATTAACGAAATAATTGGAATAACGGTTGGCGAATGGATAAACACTGCACCTCTCGGGATCATAGTAGATAACCCAGATAGCAGATTTGCGAGAGTAAGACTATACTCGAACCATACGCGAGAGAACATCAAACGGAACGATAGATTGTGGGTGAATGTTGTTAACGATGCGGTTCTGTTTGCACTGGCTTCATTCGAGGATCTCAGTGAGGATTTCTTTGAGTCATTAAACCCTCCCATTTTGATTAACTCACTCGCCTGGTGTGGGATGAGAGCCAAGCTGAAAGGAGCTTTCGCTGAACTGGAGCTCTTGAGCGGAGAAGTTATTCGGAAAGATGTCAGGGCTGTTAACAGAGGGTTCAACGCGATCATCGAGGCTCTGGTGCATGCCACAAGACTCGTGGCTTTTAAAGATCCATCGAAGAGGGTTGAGTTAAAAGAAAGGGTTGAATACTACCTAGCACTTGCAGAAAAATGTGGAGGAGAAAGAGAGATTGAGGCTGCAAAAATTATAAGGGAAAAAATAGAACGTTGA
- a CDS encoding Coenzyme F420 hydrogenase/dehydrogenase, beta subunit C-terminal domain — protein sequence MVSSLEWEVSVPEKVFEGTYWINLKKRVIERGLCSHCSTCAAICPVEGIISGDQEIDFPDWEERCVDCSACVRVCPRWNYEPKCDIGEYIELTAARSKRFKGQDGAMATEFMASALEMGLIDRTLFVGRDEEWRTKVYHIRSVDQLKDTKLTGTKYSFASVLPELKKAVMKSKKGVGVVGTPCMVSGIRKLQSEINLFREKVKLICGLFCTENFYHHQLHAYLIEKGVDFSKLIKTDITKGKFIATMTDSVVSFPVKELNEIVPHGCEVCIDFTAVESDFSVGSVGSDAGFSTVVVRTETAKSVLEFIKENDYADFGKVIMDIITKLSNLKKKRKKNIPEEFRNACME from the coding sequence ATGGTTTCATCGCTTGAGTGGGAAGTAAGCGTCCCCGAAAAGGTTTTTGAGGGGACATACTGGATCAATCTGAAGAAAAGGGTTATTGAGAGGGGGTTATGCAGTCACTGCTCAACCTGTGCTGCAATATGTCCCGTTGAGGGCATAATTTCCGGAGATCAGGAAATTGACTTCCCTGACTGGGAGGAAAGGTGTGTCGATTGCTCTGCCTGCGTGAGGGTCTGCCCGAGATGGAACTACGAGCCGAAGTGTGACATCGGAGAATACATCGAGCTGACCGCTGCAAGATCCAAGCGATTCAAGGGACAGGACGGTGCCATGGCCACAGAGTTCATGGCTTCTGCCCTCGAGATGGGCCTGATTGATAGAACGCTGTTCGTTGGAAGGGATGAAGAGTGGAGAACCAAGGTCTATCACATAAGGAGCGTTGATCAGCTTAAGGATACAAAGCTTACCGGAACGAAGTACTCGTTTGCAAGCGTGCTGCCGGAGTTGAAAAAAGCCGTGATGAAGAGTAAGAAGGGAGTTGGAGTTGTCGGAACTCCCTGTATGGTTAGCGGGATCAGAAAGCTGCAGAGCGAGATAAACCTCTTTAGAGAGAAAGTAAAGCTTATATGTGGGTTATTCTGTACAGAGAATTTCTATCACCATCAGCTCCACGCCTATTTGATAGAAAAGGGGGTCGATTTCAGCAAGCTGATAAAGACAGATATTACCAAGGGTAAGTTTATCGCGACGATGACGGATTCCGTTGTAAGCTTTCCTGTAAAGGAGCTGAACGAGATAGTCCCTCATGGCTGTGAGGTTTGCATAGATTTTACTGCTGTAGAGAGCGACTTCAGCGTTGGGAGTGTTGGGAGCGATGCTGGTTTTTCAACCGTTGTCGTGAGAACTGAGACCGCCAAAAGTGTGCTGGAGTTCATAAAGGAGAACGACTATGCAGACTTCGGCAAGGTGATAATGGATATCATAACGAAGCTCAGCAATCTGAAAAAGAAGAGGAAGAAGAACATACCGGAAGAGTTCAGAAATGCATGCATGGAGTGA